The following coding sequences are from one bacterium SCSIO 12741 window:
- a CDS encoding DUF2200 domain-containing protein: protein MKVTAEKEEKIANMVFSSIYPLYLNRLEKNGRTKEELDRVIKWFTGFDQETLEALVGKKTTYRAFFQKAKIHPNAHLIKGVVCGYRIEEIEDEFELYKQCRQMEKLIDELARGRKMEKILRQEK from the coding sequence ATGAAAGTAACAGCCGAAAAAGAAGAAAAAATTGCCAATATGGTCTTCTCGTCTATCTATCCACTTTACCTGAACAGGTTGGAGAAAAATGGCCGGACGAAAGAAGAACTCGATCGAGTGATTAAATGGTTTACTGGTTTTGATCAAGAAACTCTGGAAGCACTTGTTGGTAAAAAAACGACCTACAGAGCCTTTTTCCAAAAAGCTAAAATTCACCCTAATGCACACCTGATCAAAGGAGTGGTTTGTGGTTATCGGATTGAAGAAATTGAGGACGAATTTGAATTGTATAAACAATGCAGGCAAATGGAAAAGCTGATCGATGAATTGGCCAGAGGTCGAAAAATGGAGAAAATTTTACGCCAGGAAAAGTAG
- a CDS encoding T9SS type A sorting domain-containing protein, with protein sequence MRKIAFLFALILTLSISGWSQITQNTNSPGLYEKVELTLDLNHSHFTAAQRAQINSKNPYDKNSIILDAVFTDPNGNSISVNGFMFEDFTVVNSPQNSTICGHSGTATRIYPHIQKQTLNTPSGGQKLNWKVRFTPEKMGTWTYSLQFVFPFSSIPSITVGSGTFQCSSSSNNGFVRMENNVLRYSSTGGGYIPLGINAGAPEWDCSELGSNFYDVFFDRMAAEGGNFCRIFIDNNFAISLNGPYNDIDAGQFFYDEFRQRGAYQIDKIIEKAEQKGIKVQLSFNYTTLGQTNWSRNTYNNSCYFWGNCGYGTCSKLEDMLDDPSALDVQTDLVKYIVDRWGYSTSVFAWEMVNEADLVARRIAEEGTPQNTLYNEMVRVCQKMVNWQSSMMTTTRNHDVYDHLVTTTFGYNKLSAPQWPNSNPPTYDDNINSFRNSIIAMADYFAFSYYPLPAQHGNYNVTSWPMVDEKTKIFDRISYSRVYLPTKPIMMAEHGVNYFHGYISSPVYGGSRFDENFDPGALQQHSTLWSSLLSGYMGPQLHWDRRHFIVRSDPNNPSSDHMKVFKPVSEFIKEIETFDYSVQTANHYKDQYLSNYYLADSKRNKVFGWTQSEAFSFHHLLGAYYHNGQIPGYGYFNDVDPYLTSGLNPTHKPTWSTDINHRTIKVNVPVSGTYTVEWYDTYTGLPTRHNIVEEYVTCGNELNLIIPTQIMDSEYGDVAYIASHKGFGEDVANQTSIISPVVNLDQEFHGNSQSGLFYTDQATGKFGRSSVGNSGWQQTLINISAPPIYANTGFYADNSADKSIYYCGIDNGIKNFYRLYQDNGSWQYQQLTNKTNLSISGTTNIKKRGNQFYFTRADGKVAALYSCNQPFWCVDWLTPNAPTVIEDCDIDVASTSPVNIYYAGKNSSLVKNIYKIHYASGWQNQQMTNSSNLFIRAGSNVGIWQSNSIGFYIRQDGLINAFYNCGQPYWCVDWLTTPGSITVKAGTNLLVPDDEDLVFFIGDDDHIYQLYWETTWKTKRISTDNCFGGVKANSSLFYFDNTLFYVGAVDGKTHALQKTDPNQQLKTSGSKPFFQDYSPTATVENEEESNGLSIYPNPSNGRFTIDFSNQSFESPIRITLSSMKGQVIYNELHSLENGNTLSFQMNDLPKGVYHVQINVEDSPDLNWVRKVVIK encoded by the coding sequence ATGAGAAAAATTGCGTTCCTATTCGCCTTGATCCTGACCCTCAGTATTTCTGGATGGTCACAAATAACCCAAAACACTAATTCACCAGGACTCTATGAAAAAGTAGAGTTAACATTAGACCTCAACCACTCGCATTTTACCGCTGCACAACGGGCTCAAATAAATTCAAAAAACCCCTATGATAAGAACTCCATTATTCTGGACGCGGTGTTTACCGACCCTAATGGAAATTCTATAAGTGTTAATGGATTTATGTTCGAAGATTTCACCGTTGTGAATTCTCCCCAAAATTCAACTATTTGTGGCCATAGCGGAACAGCCACTCGGATCTATCCTCATATTCAGAAGCAAACTTTAAATACGCCATCTGGCGGGCAAAAACTAAACTGGAAAGTTCGCTTCACTCCCGAAAAAATGGGGACATGGACCTACTCATTACAATTTGTTTTTCCCTTTAGTAGTATTCCTTCAATTACAGTTGGCAGTGGTACATTTCAATGTTCCAGTAGTAGTAACAACGGTTTCGTGAGAATGGAAAACAATGTGCTGCGCTACTCTTCAACGGGAGGCGGGTATATTCCGCTCGGAATAAATGCTGGAGCACCGGAATGGGATTGCTCAGAACTGGGAAGTAACTTTTATGATGTTTTCTTTGATCGAATGGCCGCAGAAGGAGGGAATTTTTGCCGAATTTTTATTGACAACAACTTTGCTATTAGCCTCAATGGTCCATACAACGATATCGACGCCGGGCAATTCTTCTACGACGAATTTCGACAACGAGGAGCCTACCAAATCGACAAAATCATTGAAAAAGCTGAGCAAAAAGGAATTAAAGTTCAACTCAGCTTTAATTATACCACGTTAGGCCAAACAAACTGGAGTCGAAACACCTATAACAACTCTTGTTACTTCTGGGGAAACTGTGGTTATGGAACTTGCTCCAAGTTAGAGGATATGCTCGATGACCCAAGCGCTCTGGATGTACAAACGGACCTCGTTAAATATATCGTTGACCGATGGGGATATTCCACAAGTGTGTTTGCCTGGGAAATGGTCAACGAGGCAGATTTAGTCGCTAGAAGAATTGCGGAAGAAGGTACTCCCCAAAATACCCTCTATAATGAAATGGTAAGGGTATGTCAAAAAATGGTAAACTGGCAAAGTAGTATGATGACTACTACCAGAAACCATGACGTTTACGACCATTTAGTCACCACTACTTTCGGATATAACAAGTTAAGTGCCCCTCAATGGCCGAATTCGAATCCCCCGACTTATGATGATAACATAAACTCATTTAGGAACAGTATTATCGCCATGGCGGATTACTTTGCCTTTAGCTATTACCCTCTGCCCGCCCAGCATGGAAACTACAACGTTACTTCCTGGCCCATGGTAGATGAAAAAACTAAAATCTTTGACAGGATTAGTTACAGCAGAGTCTATCTTCCAACCAAGCCAATCATGATGGCTGAACATGGAGTAAATTATTTCCATGGATACATAAGCTCTCCAGTATATGGAGGGTCGAGATTTGATGAAAATTTTGATCCTGGTGCTCTTCAGCAACATTCAACATTATGGAGCTCTCTACTTAGTGGGTACATGGGCCCTCAATTACATTGGGACAGAAGGCACTTTATAGTTCGATCTGATCCTAACAATCCATCGTCTGATCACATGAAGGTGTTCAAACCGGTTTCAGAGTTTATCAAAGAAATTGAAACCTTCGATTATTCGGTTCAAACAGCCAATCATTACAAGGATCAATATCTTAGCAACTACTATTTGGCTGATAGCAAACGGAACAAAGTTTTTGGCTGGACACAAAGTGAGGCATTCTCATTTCACCATTTGCTCGGCGCTTATTATCACAATGGTCAAATTCCTGGTTATGGATACTTTAATGATGTAGATCCTTACCTTACCTCGGGACTCAACCCTACGCATAAGCCAACTTGGTCAACCGATATCAACCACCGAACCATAAAAGTGAATGTACCTGTTTCAGGAACCTATACCGTAGAGTGGTATGATACGTATACTGGACTGCCTACCCGACACAACATTGTTGAAGAATATGTAACCTGCGGCAATGAGTTGAACCTGATCATTCCCACTCAAATAATGGATTCAGAATATGGGGATGTAGCCTACATCGCCAGTCACAAAGGATTTGGGGAAGATGTGGCCAATCAAACCAGTATCATTTCTCCGGTAGTTAACCTAGACCAGGAATTCCATGGCAATAGCCAGTCAGGATTGTTTTATACCGATCAAGCAACCGGAAAGTTTGGAAGATCGAGCGTTGGAAATAGCGGCTGGCAACAAACCCTGATCAACATTTCAGCACCTCCCATCTACGCCAATACAGGGTTCTACGCCGACAACTCAGCCGATAAATCCATCTATTACTGTGGGATTGATAATGGTATCAAAAATTTCTACCGGTTGTACCAGGACAACGGCTCCTGGCAATACCAGCAGCTTACCAACAAGACGAATCTCTCCATAAGCGGCACCACAAATATCAAAAAGCGAGGAAATCAATTCTATTTTACTCGAGCAGATGGAAAGGTCGCCGCTTTATATTCTTGCAATCAACCTTTTTGGTGCGTAGACTGGTTAACCCCAAATGCTCCAACGGTGATTGAAGATTGTGATATTGATGTGGCCTCCACTTCACCGGTTAATATTTACTATGCTGGAAAGAACTCTTCGCTCGTCAAAAACATCTACAAAATTCACTACGCCAGTGGCTGGCAAAATCAGCAAATGACCAATAGTTCCAATCTATTTATCAGAGCTGGGTCTAATGTTGGGATTTGGCAAAGTAATTCCATTGGTTTCTACATTCGACAGGACGGTTTGATTAACGCCTTTTACAACTGCGGACAGCCCTATTGGTGTGTGGATTGGCTAACAACCCCGGGCTCAATAACGGTAAAAGCAGGAACTAATCTATTGGTTCCAGACGACGAAGATTTGGTTTTCTTCATTGGTGATGATGATCATATTTATCAGCTCTATTGGGAAACTACCTGGAAAACGAAACGGATTTCTACTGACAACTGCTTTGGTGGAGTGAAAGCCAATTCGAGTTTATTCTACTTCGACAACACGCTTTTTTATGTCGGTGCCGTTGATGGGAAAACGCATGCACTCCAAAAAACCGATCCCAACCAGCAGCTTAAAACTTCGGGAAGTAAGCCCTTTTTCCAGGATTACTCGCCAACTGCAACAGTTGAGAATGAGGAAGAATCCAATGGACTTAGCATCTATCCCAATCCTTCAAATGGAAGATTTACCATTGACTTCTCCAATCAATCGTTCGAATCTCCCATTCGGATTACCCTATCGAGTATGAAAGGCCAAGTAATCTACAATGAACTTCATTCACTCGAAAATGGTAATACCCTGAGTTTTCAAATGAATGACCTTCCTAAAGGAGTATATCATGTGCAGATAAATGTGGAAGATTCGCCAGATTTAAATTGGGTAAGAAAGGTGGTAATTAAATAG